A stretch of Dermochelys coriacea isolate rDerCor1 chromosome 6, rDerCor1.pri.v4, whole genome shotgun sequence DNA encodes these proteins:
- the ZDHHC22 gene encoding palmitoyltransferase ZDHHC22 — protein sequence MLVLRVLNVVAPAYFLCISLVTFVLQLFLFIPSMFKDPSTTPLFSPALLHGALFLFLSANALGNYILVIQNSPEDLGKCLNSGGGAEVVADRPDGSRSPCSALPSTHFCRLCARVTQRHDHHCFFTGNCIGSRNMRNFIMFCFYTSLACLDSLVAGVAYISAVLSMSFANPLAFLTLLPHSISQFFSGALLSSEMFVILMLYLWLGIGLACAGFCSHQILLILRGQTRYQVRKGMVVRARPWRKNLQDVFGKRWLIGLLIPVLNVESDYHRHKDK from the exons ATGCTAGTTCTCAGGGTGCTCAATGTTGTTGCTCCAGCCTACTTCCTGTGCATCTCCTTAGTGACCTTCGTCCTCCAGCTCTTTCTCTTCATCCCCAGCATGTTCAAAGACCCTTCCACCACCCCACTTTTCTCTCCTGCTCTGCTGCATGGggccctcttcctcttcctctcagCTAATGCCCTGGGGAACTACATCCTTGTGATACAGAACTCCCCTGAGGACCTGGGCAAGTGCCTGAACTCAGGCGGAGGAGCCGAAGTGGTGGCGGACCGGCCGGACGGAAGCAGGTCCCCTTGCTCAGCCTTGCCCAGCACCCACTTCTGTAGACTGTGTGCCAGAGTCACCCAAAGGCATGACCACCACTGTTTCTTCACAGGGAACTGCATCGGGAGCAGGAACATGCGGAACTTCATCATGTTCTGCTTCTACACTTCCTTGGCTTGTCTCGACTCCCTGGTGGCAGGGGTGGCTTACATTTCTGCAGTGCTCTCTATGTCCTTTGCAAACCCACTGGCCTTCCTCACCCTCCTGCCTCACTCCATCAGCCAGTTCTTCTCAG GAGCTCTCCTTAGCTCTGAAATGTTTGTCATTCTCATGCTGTACCTCTGGCTTGGAATTGGACTTGCCTGTGCTGGCTTCTGTTCCCACCAGATACTGTTGATCTTACGAGGGCAAACTCGCTACCAGGTGCGGAAGGGGATGGTGGTAAGAGCCCGGCCCTGGAGGAAGAACCTGCAGGATGTTTTTGGGAAGAGGTGGCTAATAGGACTTCTCATTCCTGTGCTAAATGTGGAAAGTGACTATCATAGGCATAAAGACAAGTAA